Proteins encoded within one genomic window of candidate division WOR-3 bacterium:
- the ispG gene encoding flavodoxin-dependent (E)-4-hydroxy-3-methylbut-2-enyl-diphosphate synthase, with the protein MRRKTRVVKVGSLPLGGEFPIRVQSMTSTKTTDIDATLKQIEALIKEDCEIVRISVPDQKSLKAFKEIRKAISIPLVADIHFNYRLAIGAIEAGADKVRINPGNIGEKEKVKEIIQALKLNGKACRIGVNSGSLEEDLINKYGGVTPEALVESAIRWVDFFVNHGFYDIVVSVKSSSVRDTIEAYELLSQRIDFPLHLGVTEAGPLIPGTVKSSIAMGYLLYKGIGDTIRVSLTEDPVYEVRVAWEILKSLDLRYNGPVIISCPTCARTRVNLMELVHQVEERLRDVKKPLKIAIMGCEVNGPGEARDADIGVAAEPGRGVIFKKGVVVKKVPYEQIIEELLNLIQSEGGTNG; encoded by the coding sequence ATGAGAAGAAAGACAAGAGTTGTAAAAGTGGGTTCGCTTCCCCTTGGTGGAGAGTTTCCCATAAGAGTACAATCTATGACATCAACTAAAACTACTGATATTGATGCAACACTTAAGCAGATAGAAGCACTAATTAAAGAGGATTGCGAAATCGTTAGAATTTCAGTACCTGATCAAAAATCTTTAAAAGCTTTTAAAGAAATCAGAAAAGCCATTAGTATACCATTAGTTGCAGATATTCATTTTAACTATAGACTTGCTATTGGCGCTATAGAGGCGGGTGCGGATAAGGTTAGAATAAACCCCGGGAACATTGGAGAAAAAGAAAAGGTAAAAGAGATTATACAAGCCCTAAAATTAAACGGAAAAGCTTGCAGGATTGGAGTGAATTCTGGTTCCTTGGAAGAAGATTTGATAAATAAATATGGTGGAGTTACACCGGAGGCCTTAGTGGAGAGTGCAATTCGATGGGTTGATTTTTTCGTAAATCATGGGTTTTACGACATTGTTGTTTCCGTAAAATCCTCTTCGGTGAGGGACACCATAGAAGCTTATGAACTACTTTCCCAAAGGATTGATTTTCCCTTACATTTAGGTGTTACGGAAGCAGGCCCCTTGATTCCGGGAACAGTAAAGTCTTCCATTGCGATGGGTTATCTCCTTTACAAGGGTATAGGCGACACGATAAGGGTCTCTCTTACTGAGGATCCTGTCTATGAAGTAAGGGTTGCCTGGGAAATACTTAAATCCCTTGATTTGAGGTATAACGGGCCCGTTATTATCTCCTGTCCAACCTGTGCAAGGACAAGGGTTAATTTAATGGAACTTGTTCACCAGGTAGAAGAAAGGTTAAGGGATGTTAAGAAACCGTTAAAAATTGCGATAATGGGTTGTGAAGTGAATGGCCCTGGTGAAGCTCGAGACGCTGACATTGGCGTGGCTGCAGAGCCGGGTAGAGGAGTGATATTTAAAAAAGGTGTTGTTGTAAAAAAAGTTCCTTATGAGCAAATTATTGAGGAGCTTTTAAATTTGATTCAATCGGAAGGAGGGACAAATGGTTAA